The following proteins come from a genomic window of Sebastes fasciatus isolate fSebFas1 chromosome 6, fSebFas1.pri, whole genome shotgun sequence:
- the nipsnap1 gene encoding protein NipSnap homolog 1 has product MAKTCVWSKGQILYRYSVILQHATRRFSESGDKGWFRSLSARKVDARKDAHSNLLSKKETSNLYKIQFHNVKPECLEAYNSLEAEVQNRLHQDQDYPCEVIGSWNTWYGEQDQAVHLWRYSGGYPALTECLKKQNINKEYLEFRKERAKMLVSRRNQLLLEFSFWNEPIPRPGPNIYEMRTYHLKPGTMIEWGNHWARAIKYRQENNEAVGGFFSQIGDLYAVHHLWAYESLQSREETRNSAWLKDGWDSNVYYTVPLIRSMESRIMIPTKSSPLQ; this is encoded by the exons ATGGCGAAGACTTGTGTGTGGTCTAAAGGACAGATCCTCTACAGGTATTCTGTTATCCTGCAACATGCGACCAG GAGGTTTTCAGAGAGCGGCGACAAAGGCTGGTTCCGTTCTTTATCTGCGCGCAAAGTCGATGCCAGGAAAGATGCCCACTCCAACCTGCTGTCAAAGAAAGAGACCAGCAACCTGTATAAAATCCAAT ttcacaACGTCAAACCAGAGTGCCTGGAAGCATACAACAGTCTAGA GGCTGAGGTGCAAAACAGGCTCCATCAGGACCAGGATTACCCATGTGAGGTGATCGGAAGCTGGAACACCTGGTACGGAGAACAGGACCAAGCTG TGCATCTATGGCGATACAGCGGAGGATACCCAGCCTTGACTGAATGCCTGAAGAAGCAGAACATTAACAAG GAGTATTTAGAGTTTCGGAAAGAGAGGGCAAAAATGTTGGTTTCAAGGCGAAATCAGCTCCTCCTGGAGTTCAGTTTCTGGAATGAACCGATTCCCAGACCAGGACCCAACATCTATGAAATGCGAACCTATCACCTCAAG CCAGGAACTATGATTGAATGGGGAAACCACTG GGCGAGGGCAATCAAATACAGACAGGAAAACAACGAAGCAGTGGGCGGGTTCTTCTCACAGATCGGTGACCTCTATGCTGTTCATCATTTGTGGG CTTATGAAAGCCTCCAGTCCCGGGAGGAGACCAGGAACTCTGCCTGGCTGAAGGACGGATGGGATTCAAATGTGTATTATACAG TGCCTCTGATCAGAAGCATGGAGTCTAGAATAATGATTCCCACCAAGAGTTCACCTCTACAATAA